In Spirosoma pollinicola, the genomic window AGCAAGCCGGTATCGACGCACTTGTGCTCGATGCGGCCGATGGTGTTGGCGGCCGGGTTCGCACGGATGTTGTGGATGGTTTCCGGCTCGACCGGGGGTTTCAGATTTTGTTAACGGCCTATCCCGAAGCGCAGCGACTGCTAAACTATTCGGCACTTGATCTACGCTCATTTCGGTCGGGGGCGCTTATTCGTCAGCAGGCAGAGCCGCAATGGATGAGTTTACTGAATTCCTTTCAGGAACCTCTCTCAGTATTTCAAACGCTGGCCTCGCCGGTTGGCACGCTGGGCGATAAGCTGCGTATTGTCGAGCTTCTGCGACGAACCCAGGAGTTGCCTATCAGCGAGCTTTTTCGGCAAACACCAACAACCACGCTCGCCCTGCTTTACGAAATAGGATTTTCTGACCAGATTATCGAACGATTTTTTCGCCCGTTTTTTGGGGGGGTGTTTCTGGAGGATGCACTCACCACATCGAGCAATTTCTTTGAGTTTTGCTTTCGGATGTTTTTTGTAGGCGGAGCGGCTATACCTGCAAAGGGCATGGAAGCCATTCCGAATCAGTTGGCCGGTCGGCTGGCACCCGAGCAAATCAGACTCAAAACGTCTGTTAATAAGGTTAACGGGAATACGGTATATCTGGACTCCGGCGAAACCCTGACTGGCCGGGCCATTGTGCTGGCTGTCGATGCCACGCAGGCCGCCCGCCTGACGGGTCGACCGGTGCCGCCAGAACAAGCCTTCAACCACACGACCTGTACGTATTTTGCCGTACCGTCTGCTCAGTTCACCAACGGCCCAACCCAGAAAAAACTCTTATTGCTCAACACCCACCGCAGCTCGGCAGTACACAACGTAGCTATATTGAGCGATGTAGCACCCGGTTATGCACCAACCGGGCAAACGTTGATTTCCGTTAGCACACAGAGTTTGGTCATGTTCGATGAAGCCGAACTGACGAAGAAAATCAGAGAAGAACTGAATGGATGGTTTGGCGAAGGCGTACAGAAGTGGCGGCATCTGCGAACGTATCATATCCCTCACGCATTGCCCGACTACACGCCCGAACAAGCGGGGAACGACGCCATTCGGCAACCGCTTCAGTTAACGGATAGCTTGTACCAATGCGGTGATCAAACGGCCTACCCCTCTCTCAATGCAGCCATGCAAACAGGTCGGGAGGTGGCAGAGTTGTTGATTGGTGGAATGGTGAAGTAGTGAAATGGTGGAGTGGTTAACTGGCTGGCCCAAATACACCACCAATTAAGCACTCCACCATTTCACTATTCCACCACTCTACCAAATTACTGATTACTAATGAGTGGGTCCAGAAACAGGTAACGTGCCCGGTTGGTCTCTGTTTCGGGGCGGGTGTTCACATCAATGTGCATATACTGAACACTGTTGCCGCTGTTGGCCGCCGACCATTTCGGTAAACCCGGTCCATTTGGGTTTGCTGTTTTTATGAAGTTTGCAAAGTAATTCTGCATCACTTCCGACACTTTATAATCATCCGGTGTCCAGGCATAGGTTTTGTTCGTAGCCAGATTGCCCATAGCATACTCAATCTCAGCCGAGTGAACAGCGCCCGTTGCCGGTGCAATTTTCATAGCGTTTGTATCCGTCGACTTCACAACACCACCTGCCAGACCCGGTGTGGCATTGCCCATTTCGGGGGTCATAGCCGGACGTGGCCGCGAGTAATAATACCGGTAAACAGGTTTACCACCCGTTTTGCTCTGCATATCGGCCCATTTCCAGGTGCTATAGGCCAGAAAACGGTCGCTGGCCAGAGCCGTTGCCGACTGTAGAACTTCGGCTTCGGTTGTGCCCGGATAGAGTTTCAGAACCTCGTCGGCTTTGTCGTTATAGAGTTTTTTTACGGCGCTGGCATAACTTTCCGGTGTTGGCTGCTCTTTGCCCAGAACAGCCCGATAGTTCATTTCTTCCGAATTCCAGCCAACCAGCAAGGGGACGTGTGCCTGTTCACCAGCGGCAAAAATTTCGAGCGGAGCCTTTGGGAAGAAATAGCCATCAACAGTCGAGTTGAAACGAGGTGTTGTTGGTTTAGCCGTAGCTTCCAGCAGTTGGTCGGCCGGTATGGCCCGAAGTTCGGCCAGTGAATTGGCACCAACAGCCGTTGCAAACGTAGTGCCCGACTCTTCTCCTTTGGCAAGGGGTGTAGGGGGTAAGCCACCGAGCAACGAGCCACTTTCGCCAATAGCTCCGGCTATCAGGTTTTTCGAGAGTGGCGACACCATAAGTCCACTTACTGCAATGGAACCAGCTGATTCGCCCGCGATCGTTACCCGTTTAGGATCTCCGCCAAAGGCCGCAATGTTCTGCTGCACCCAACGCAGAGCCGCAGCCATATCCAAATAAGCATAGTTACCCGACGAGTGATGGGGCGACTCCTTCGTTAATTCAGGATGGGCCATAAAGCCAAACACGCCAAGCCGGTAATTTACGGTCAGGGCCACAATGCCTTTACGGGCCATGCTTTCGCCATCATAACGCCCCTCCGAACCATCGCCAGCCATAAAACCACCTCCATAAAAATACACGAGCACGGGCAGTTTCTCATTGGCTGATTTGGCGGGCGTCCACACATTTAAATACAGACAGTCTTCACTCATGCCATTCGAGCGAAAACCCATATCGCCAAAAATAGCCCGTTGCATAGCGCGGGGGCCAAATTTATCAGCCTTACGCACGCCCTGCCAATTCTTGACGGGCTGGGGTTCTTTCCAGCGCAACTCACCTACCGGAGGCTGGCCAAAGGGAATGCCTTTAAAGGCACGAATGCCACTGGGTTCGGCTATGCCCTCAACGAGGCCATTAGCCGTTTTGGCCTGTGGAGCCGGTGTTTGCGCTAGGGCCGAATGGGCTACTTGCATAGTCAACAGCGACAGGATAAGCAGGGTTTTCATCTTATTTGGTTTAGTGTATTCGTAAAAAAGGAATCTGTTAGTTATGATTTATGGATAAATCAGGAAACTAAATAATGAATTACTTCTATTATTGTAACAACTTGATACAATAATACACCCATCACTCGGAACGACCAAAATTTTTGTTACTTGCGGCTAAATTTTAATGGCATGAGCGATCAGTTGCACCCGGTAGAGATCACACCTAATGGACAAGGCTTTTTACCAGGCATAGCCATCGACGCGGTTATTTTTGGATTTCATCAAAATCAACTGAAAATTCTCCTGCTTGAATACCGCAATACGGGGCTAATGGCATTGCCGGGGGGGTTTATTCTGGCAACCGAAAATTTGAACGATGCCGCCCGGCGGGTCTTATCGGAGCGAACGGGGCTCGATGATATTTACCTGGAGCAATTTTATGTCTTTGGCGATCTCAATCGCGCTGACCCGGCCCCCATGCGGGCCATTATGACTGCCAAGGGCCTAATCCCTGCCGAACACCATTGGTTATTGGGTCGGTTTATTTCGGTAGGCTATTATGCGCTGGTCGATTTTACAAAAGCTGTACCCATCCCCGATTCACTGTCGGATAGTTGCGGCTGGTATGATTTATCCAACCTCCCTCCGTTGATACAGGATCATAAAACTATTGTGCAGAAAGCATTAAACACTTTACGCACAGACCTTGACCGGAAACTAATCGGATTTAATTTACTGCCGGAAACGTTCACAATGGCCGACCTGCAATCTCTTTACGAAACCATTCTGGATCAAAAACAACATCGCTCCGGCTTCCAGCGCAAGATGCTTAGCCTGGGTATTTTAGAGCGACTGGATAAACACTATAGCGGAGGTGCGCATAAAGCCCCTTATTTGTATCGGTTTATAACAGAAAGCCAGCAGTTATAGTCTAAAAACTGCCAAACTGCTTTATTGACTTGTTCATGCGTGGAAACGTATTTGTGTTCGTTCGGTATTTTTTACTCGTCCTGATTGCCTTACCGATTAGTTTCTTCATGCTGTATCCGCAAGTACTGAGGTGTATGCGCGTCGACTCATCGGCAGACTTTCGGCAACTCAAGGGAATAAGCGGCATCTACGTAAATCGAACAGCTACGGCTAAACAGGAAACAACGCTCCGGCAACATACGCAGGCAGCCCACGACCGAATACGGCGGTTCTGGGGCAATAAACAGGGTAAGGCTAGTTTAATTTATTGCCCAACTCAGGACGATTACGAGCAGTATTGCGCCGGGGGCGAAGGCGCGGGGTGCAGCGTTGGAACACCCTGGGGCAGATCGTATCTGATACTGGGACCAGACGGAAATAACACCGATGTGATTGCCCACGAGCTTTGCCACGACGAACTCTTTGCCCGACTCGGCTGGTGGCGCGTTAAACGGCAGATTCCGCAATGGTTCAACGAGGGGCTTGCCCTGATGGTCGATTACCGATTCAGCAGTCCCTCCGTCTGGGAGCAACCGGACAGTTCCGAGCAAACCACGCCTTTTATGGGTGAGAAGACCATAATCCCCTTCCCGCAACGCCCTATGCTTAAGCTGGCAGACCTGGAAACCACCCGCGATTTTTTTGGTGGCGACTATACCCACACCATGCTGGCCTACCAGACAGCCGTCGAAGAACTAGCCCGCTGGCTCGCCGTAGTTGGCCGGGCTGGTGTTCCGGAACTAGCCAACGCGGTAAAAATTGGCAACGAATTTGGCGAAACCTACCGACGGCTTGAACGAGTAAAACGGAACAGTAAACGCTAGCTCATCATCATCTCTAGCGTATAATAGACAAAGAATAAGTCTGGCTAGCGCACATTCAGAACAGCTCCCCGCTTTACCGTTCCAGCCAATTCGCTGGGCAAATTCGCCAAAATATCCTGCTTGAAAGCGTTGATGAGGTGTCGTTTCAAAAAGCTTCTGTGCATGACCAGACTTACCTCACGAACAGGGGCAGGTGCATCGAATGGACGCAGTCGCGACTGGCGAACGGCATCCATATCGAGCGTAGCCAGATAAGGCAGAAGTGTAAACCCGTCCTGTTTATCAATCAGTTTAATGAGCGTTTCAAGCGATCCCGTTTCGTAACGTAGTGTCGTTTTACCGTTGGCATGACGGTCGGCACCGCACAGATTCATAACCTGCGTACGAAAACAGTGTCCTTCGGTCAACAGCCACAATCCATCCGACAGCAGGTCCGTTGGCGAAACGGTTGATTTACTTAACATTGGGTTTGACTCAGCGGCATAAGCAACGAACGGCTCCTGAAACAGCGGAATTTCTGTAATGCCATCCTCGTCAAGGGGAGTGACGACCAACCCCACGTCAATAAGCCCGTTCCGCAGTTTTTCAATCACTTGCTCGGTTACCAGTTCCTGAATATGCACCGATACGGCGGGATACTTTCCAATAAATTCACCGATAAAATAGGGCAACAAATACGGAGCCAGCGTTGGAATAATACCAACACGAAAATCGCCTTTGAAGTCTTCCTTCGACTCACTCACAATTTCAGGTATCCGCCGGGCTGCCCGGAGCACATCTCTTGCCTGGACCAAAATCGACTGCCCCGTTTCGGTAGGTACAACAGGTTGCTTCGACCGATCAAACACCTTTATGCCCAGTTCATCTTCCAGCTTTTGAATCTGCATACTCAGCGTAGGCTGCGTTACGTGGCAAGCTTCGGCTGCCGTTGCAAAATGCCGATAGGTATCAACGGCAACAATATAATCGAGTTGGGAAAGAGTCATTACGTTTAAAAGTATAGAAGTTGTTTAAACTTTTAAAATCAGGCTCGAATTGGGCGTTTTTTGTCATGCTGACGAAGGAAGCATCTTTGGATAAGCTAAAATGGATTTATCCGAAGATGCTTCCTTCGTCAGCATGACAAAAAACGTTATGATTTATATATAAAAATAAAAGTTTAAACAGCTTCATAGATAAAATCAATACAAATCTAAATCACATTGAACGAAACAAATCTTTCTCTGTCGTATTTTTGTGGGGTCAAGAATCCGACTCAACCGACCTGAATGCAGATTTGTATAAAAACAGGCTGCAACTTACTCGTTATCTTCACTGTTTCTCTGAACATGGACGTCTCTGTTTTGCAACCACCCGTTAGTGCCAAAAAATCGTACGGCAAAACGGGCGTTTTAATCGTTAATCTGGGCACTCCCGACAGCCCTTCTGTTCCGGATGTACGCAAATACCTGCGCGAGTTTTTGATGGATGGTCGGGTAATCGACATTCCGGCTATTCCGCGCTCATTACTTGTAAACGGTGTTATTGCGCCCTTTCGGGCCCCTAAATCGGCCAAAATTTATAAGCAGCTCTGGACCGACACCGGCTCACCCTTAAAATACTACGGTCATGTTGTTGAACGTGAGCTGCAGCAATCACTGGGCGATGACTATGTCGTCAGGCTGGCAATGCGCTACCAAAGCCCCAGCATTGACGCTGGACTAGACGGATTTCAGAAACTTGGATTAACCGATATCATCGTCATTCCGTTTTTCCCGCAATATGCCTCGGCGTCAACGGGTTCGGTTTACGAGAAAGTGATGGACATTGTGAAAACCTGGCAGGTAATGCCAGCCATCCGGTTTATAAACCGCTTTCTGGAACACCCGAAATTCATTGAAGGCTTTGCCCAGATTGGCCGAAAACACATGGCCGCTTATGACTACGACCATTTTGTATTCAGCTACCACGGCTTGCCCGAACGGCAAATCCGGAAAGGCGACGTCACGAAAAGCGTTTGTCAATTTGGCGAGTGCTGTGGGTCGCTTCAGGCGTTGAATCAGCATTGTTACCGGGCGCAGTGCTTCGAAACCACACGCTTACTGGTGAAGGCACTCAGCATTCCCGAAGGCAAATTCACAACCTGCTTTCAATCGCGTTTGGGCAGCGATCCCTGGATTAAGCCCTATACCGACGATATCATTAAAGAATTACCCGGCAAAGGCATTACCAGTGTGCTCGCTTTTTCGCCCGCTTTTGTAGCCGATTGCCTCGAAACAACCATCGAAGTGGGTGTTGAATACAAAGAATTATTTGAACAGGCTGGCGGTAAACACTGGCAACTGGTTGAAAGTCTGAACGACAGCCCACTCTGGATTGAAACGCTGGTTGATCTGGTCAATCATGGTTGATTAGTGAGTGAACAAACCATTTCACCAATCGACTAGAAAAAACTAAAAGCCCGCTTCTCGCTTGGAGAATGCGGGCTTTTCATTACGGCAGATACAGCACGAAAAGTCTTTTTAATGCACTTATATAGATTTGGGGTACAACGCCATAGCAACACGGTAAGGCTTATGTATATATACCCTGCTGTAACTGTGTTATCTCTTCCTTAACAATAGACTAAAGAGATTGTTTAGTCTCCGTCATCGATTGGCTACCAATTTTGTTGCTGGCGTAAACCGCTCTACTTTATGTTCAACAGGTTTGAGCGTTCGGAGATAGTCGTACACGGCACCTAAGTCGCTCTCAGTCATGCCACTTAGCACGGTCCAGGGCATAACTGTATTGAATTCACCGGCTTGAACAGCGGGTTGCTCCTTGTGCTCATACGCTTTAAATCGACGAACGAATGTCTCTTTTGTCCAACTGCCAATACCCGATTTATCGGCTGTAATATTCATTGACCGCACCGTGCCCGTGGGTACCGGGAACTCACGTCCACCGGCAAAGTCCATGCCTGGTAACGCTTTTCCCTGCCCGTCGACGGGTGTATGACAATCCGCACAGGCAGCAAACGTGGTGATGTATTTGCCATACGCTACGGGGTCGGTTGTATCAGGAAGTTTGCCCCCTTCAGGTT contains:
- a CDS encoding protoporphyrinogen/coproporphyrinogen oxidase yields the protein MPIDSTNAGVKPTGAPVIIIGAGMAGLTCAVYLKQAGIDALVLDAADGVGGRVRTDVVDGFRLDRGFQILLTAYPEAQRLLNYSALDLRSFRSGALIRQQAEPQWMSLLNSFQEPLSVFQTLASPVGTLGDKLRIVELLRRTQELPISELFRQTPTTTLALLYEIGFSDQIIERFFRPFFGGVFLEDALTTSSNFFEFCFRMFFVGGAAIPAKGMEAIPNQLAGRLAPEQIRLKTSVNKVNGNTVYLDSGETLTGRAIVLAVDATQAARLTGRPVPPEQAFNHTTCTYFAVPSAQFTNGPTQKKLLLLNTHRSSAVHNVAILSDVAPGYAPTGQTLISVSTQSLVMFDEAELTKKIREELNGWFGEGVQKWRHLRTYHIPHALPDYTPEQAGNDAIRQPLQLTDSLYQCGDQTAYPSLNAAMQTGREVAELLIGGMVK
- a CDS encoding carboxylesterase/lipase family protein, giving the protein MKTLLILSLLTMQVAHSALAQTPAPQAKTANGLVEGIAEPSGIRAFKGIPFGQPPVGELRWKEPQPVKNWQGVRKADKFGPRAMQRAIFGDMGFRSNGMSEDCLYLNVWTPAKSANEKLPVLVYFYGGGFMAGDGSEGRYDGESMARKGIVALTVNYRLGVFGFMAHPELTKESPHHSSGNYAYLDMAAALRWVQQNIAAFGGDPKRVTIAGESAGSIAVSGLMVSPLSKNLIAGAIGESGSLLGGLPPTPLAKGEESGTTFATAVGANSLAELRAIPADQLLEATAKPTTPRFNSTVDGYFFPKAPLEIFAAGEQAHVPLLVGWNSEEMNYRAVLGKEQPTPESYASAVKKLYNDKADEVLKLYPGTTEAEVLQSATALASDRFLAYSTWKWADMQSKTGGKPVYRYYYSRPRPAMTPEMGNATPGLAGGVVKSTDTNAMKIAPATGAVHSAEIEYAMGNLATNKTYAWTPDDYKVSEVMQNYFANFIKTANPNGPGLPKWSAANSGNSVQYMHIDVNTRPETETNRARYLFLDPLISNQ
- a CDS encoding NUDIX hydrolase translates to MSDQLHPVEITPNGQGFLPGIAIDAVIFGFHQNQLKILLLEYRNTGLMALPGGFILATENLNDAARRVLSERTGLDDIYLEQFYVFGDLNRADPAPMRAIMTAKGLIPAEHHWLLGRFISVGYYALVDFTKAVPIPDSLSDSCGWYDLSNLPPLIQDHKTIVQKALNTLRTDLDRKLIGFNLLPETFTMADLQSLYETILDQKQHRSGFQRKMLSLGILERLDKHYSGGAHKAPYLYRFITESQQL
- a CDS encoding hydrogen peroxide-inducible genes activator, with product MTLSQLDYIVAVDTYRHFATAAEACHVTQPTLSMQIQKLEDELGIKVFDRSKQPVVPTETGQSILVQARDVLRAARRIPEIVSESKEDFKGDFRVGIIPTLAPYLLPYFIGEFIGKYPAVSVHIQELVTEQVIEKLRNGLIDVGLVVTPLDEDGITEIPLFQEPFVAYAAESNPMLSKSTVSPTDLLSDGLWLLTEGHCFRTQVMNLCGADRHANGKTTLRYETGSLETLIKLIDKQDGFTLLPYLATLDMDAVRQSRLRPFDAPAPVREVSLVMHRSFLKRHLINAFKQDILANLPSELAGTVKRGAVLNVR
- the hemH gene encoding ferrochelatase; this translates as MDVSVLQPPVSAKKSYGKTGVLIVNLGTPDSPSVPDVRKYLREFLMDGRVIDIPAIPRSLLVNGVIAPFRAPKSAKIYKQLWTDTGSPLKYYGHVVERELQQSLGDDYVVRLAMRYQSPSIDAGLDGFQKLGLTDIIVIPFFPQYASASTGSVYEKVMDIVKTWQVMPAIRFINRFLEHPKFIEGFAQIGRKHMAAYDYDHFVFSYHGLPERQIRKGDVTKSVCQFGECCGSLQALNQHCYRAQCFETTRLLVKALSIPEGKFTTCFQSRLGSDPWIKPYTDDIIKELPGKGITSVLAFSPAFVADCLETTIEVGVEYKELFEQAGGKHWQLVESLNDSPLWIETLVDLVNHG